A portion of the uncultured Bacteroides sp. genome contains these proteins:
- a CDS encoding AbgT family transporter produces the protein MKNRWHMPHPATMFFLLTMVIVFLSWIFDIYGLNVVHPQTGHEIRVQSLLSPESIRWLLRSVVTNFTGFVPLGLVIVALFGVGVAQHSGFIGACIRRGLKKHRNPRRIILWVIFLGVLSNVVGDAGYIILLPIAATLFHSVGLHPIAGIITAYVSVACGYSANLVLTTLDPLIASTTQDAVLNLSPFSGNVGPLSNYYFMFVSTFLIAGIIYFITRRNLLPALGSYHGEVTPEGYKQLSHKERRALVISFLIGTLYLVAILLATFSPWGILRGVNGGLIRSPFIMGILFLISFGVGLMGMVYGFASGRYRSDVDVIDGLTQPMQMLGIYLVIAFFAAQMFACLEYSHLDKCLAIGGADLLLSLNISNMGILLLFILFTAVINLIMVSSTTKWAFMAFIFVPVFQQLGIVPELTQCAYRIGDSSTNALTPFLFYMPLVLTYMQHYDRQITYGSLLKYTWRYSVYILLAWILLLFIWYVTGLPLGL, from the coding sequence ATGAAGAATAGATGGCACATGCCTCACCCCGCCACGATGTTTTTCCTGCTTACGATGGTCATCGTGTTCCTCTCGTGGATATTTGATATCTACGGGTTAAACGTTGTTCATCCTCAGACAGGACATGAAATTCGTGTGCAAAGCCTGCTTAGTCCCGAAAGTATCCGTTGGTTGCTACGTAGTGTAGTCACAAATTTCACAGGTTTTGTTCCCTTGGGGTTAGTCATTGTTGCTCTCTTTGGCGTAGGTGTGGCTCAACACTCAGGCTTCATTGGAGCTTGCATTCGCCGTGGATTAAAGAAACACCGTAATCCTCGTCGCATCATTCTTTGGGTTATCTTTTTGGGAGTGCTTTCCAATGTAGTGGGTGATGCGGGATATATTATCTTGTTACCTATAGCAGCGACACTTTTCCATTCCGTGGGACTTCACCCCATAGCCGGTATCATTACTGCTTATGTTTCTGTGGCTTGCGGTTATAGTGCTAACTTGGTGCTTACCACACTTGATCCTCTGATAGCATCTACTACACAAGATGCAGTTTTAAACCTTTCGCCTTTCAGTGGGAATGTTGGTCCCCTGTCCAACTATTATTTTATGTTCGTTTCCACTTTCCTCATTGCCGGCATCATTTACTTTATAACGCGTAGGAATTTACTTCCTGCTTTGGGAAGCTACCACGGTGAAGTAACTCCTGAAGGGTATAAACAACTCTCGCATAAAGAACGCAGAGCACTTGTTATTTCTTTTCTGATAGGCACACTCTATTTAGTCGCAATTCTTCTGGCTACTTTCTCTCCTTGGGGCATACTACGTGGTGTAAATGGAGGACTCATCCGTTCTCCTTTCATTATGGGCATTCTATTTCTGATATCCTTTGGTGTAGGCCTTATGGGAATGGTTTACGGTTTCGCTTCCGGGCGTTATCGTAGTGATGTTGATGTCATCGATGGTTTAACCCAGCCGATGCAAATGTTAGGCATTTATCTGGTGATCGCCTTCTTTGCAGCCCAAATGTTTGCTTGCCTGGAATATTCTCATTTAGATAAGTGTCTGGCTATTGGTGGTGCAGATCTTCTCTTGTCGCTCAATATAAGCAACATGGGTATTCTTCTTCTATTTATCTTGTTCACGGCTGTGATCAATCTTATTATGGTATCATCTACCACCAAATGGGCTTTTATGGCTTTTATTTTTGTTCCTGTGTTCCAGCAACTGGGTATAGTCCCCGAACTAACGCAGTGTGCTTATCGAATAGGCGACAGTTCAACCAACGCTCTTACGCCTTTTCTGTTCTACATGCCTTTGGTGCTTACCTACATGCAGCATTACGACCGACAAATCACTTACGGATCTTTGCTGAAGTACACTTGGCGATACTCTGTTTACATTCTTTTGGCATGGATACTTCTTCTTTTTATTTGGTATGTAACAGGTTTACCCTTAGGACTATAG
- a CDS encoding HigA family addiction module antitoxin — protein sequence MSNKLKPYVPTHPGDVLKDELQTRGVSQKRFAEIISVSYTMLNEIINCKRPVSAEMALVLEAALGINASLWNNMQSRYNLEMARRNKDNTGKLETIRKRCASVAL from the coding sequence ATGAGCAACAAGTTAAAACCATACGTACCCACACATCCCGGCGATGTGCTGAAAGATGAATTACAAACACGTGGAGTCAGCCAAAAACGATTCGCAGAAATTATATCTGTATCATACACGATGCTGAATGAAATAATAAACTGTAAACGTCCTGTCAGTGCCGAAATGGCTTTGGTGTTAGAGGCCGCTCTAGGCATCAATGCATCGCTTTGGAACAATATGCAAAGTCGTTATAACTTAGAAATGGCACGTCGAAACAAAGACAATACAGGAAAGTTGGAGACCATCAGAAAACGATGCGCTTCGGTAGCTCTGTAG
- a CDS encoding DUF5932 domain-containing protein encodes MEEKLFKVIIVEDVKLELKGTEEIFRHEIPNAEVIGTAMTEKEFWPLIESRQPDMVLLDLGLGGSTTIGVDICRNICKRYPGVRVLIFTGEILNEKLWVDVLDAGADGIILKTGELLTKTDVQAVMDGKKLVFNYPILEKIVDRFKKSVANDARRQEAVIGYDIDEYDERFLRHLALGYTKDMIAALKGMPFGVKSLEKRQNDLVGRLFAEGERVGVNATRLVVRALELRVIDLDNLEADEE; translated from the coding sequence ATGGAAGAAAAGCTGTTTAAAGTAATTATAGTAGAAGACGTTAAACTCGAACTAAAAGGAACCGAAGAAATCTTTCGCCACGAAATACCCAATGCAGAAGTTATTGGCACGGCTATGACAGAGAAAGAGTTCTGGCCTCTTATTGAAAGTCGGCAGCCCGATATGGTATTGCTCGATCTTGGCTTGGGTGGCTCTACTACGATAGGCGTCGACATCTGTCGCAACATCTGTAAACGATATCCGGGTGTGCGAGTGCTCATTTTTACAGGCGAAATCTTGAACGAGAAACTTTGGGTAGATGTGCTAGATGCAGGAGCCGATGGCATCATTTTGAAAACAGGCGAGCTACTTACTAAAACAGATGTACAAGCCGTAATGGATGGAAAGAAACTTGTTTTTAATTATCCAATTCTTGAGAAGATAGTAGACCGATTCAAGAAATCTGTTGCCAACGATGCGCGCAGACAAGAAGCTGTTATCGGTTATGACATCGATGAATACGACGAACGCTTTCTGCGTCATTTGGCTTTGGGATATACCAAAGATATGATCGCAGCACTCAAAGGTATGCCGTTTGGGGTGAAATCCCTTGAGAAACGACAGAACGATCTTGTAGGTCGGCTTTTTGCAGAAGGTGAGAGGGTAGGAGTGAATGCTACCCGGCTTGTTGTACGGGCTTTAGAACTTCGTGTCATTGATCTTGATAATCTTGAGGCCGATGAAGAATAG
- a CDS encoding DUF5113 domain-containing protein, giving the protein MNPRLSIITLCLLLASAFFSCVDMAPTKEVRFIDSLNQQAYFFRYKNIDSSFMLAQQAYRGVSLYGQGKAEACNNLAFCAFMRMNFEMAERLHKQTYSITKNELELLIADVGLMKVYQRTAMNKEFYDYRNSAIRRMKRIDEDRNLFVDSHEKIRLNYAFSEFSIVSAIYYYYLQQQPEAAASLNEIQLEQDLVADTSQMLYYHYIKGSAGLCEGETSEARKLNEFDELYATWHIASQQRYVYFEGNGIQGLANLMITPDNFALFQTRRQHALKQFGVTVDTLLPLRLAEISLSKFRRYNDLYQIAAAYVTIGKYLNTHGRYAEALDTLTKALNCVNRHHQLYYSQHHDSLRADILKPFIDGDTLYTELSWMGKGKIKTVPEWISRIREQLSVSYAGMGLKIPSDYNRNVYLAILEYTRQDKQFESRYQALELESRQLNLLLFFVILGLLCVFVLFWIFNKRSKKRNLMHIYRLRLTLDICQKITASIPATISEEEEIVQAITVAIQPDMEKLFGVRAIHLELEGGERMDVDGPIIDEFVKSDFSLYVPDKELPIGLLTLHTLRKLTKDERALVCVITPYIAWTLDNGMTFISLGDEQKKLEKQRYVYEQHIARNKRQNLIKKSCMAIVNGINPYIDRIINEVDKLTKKGFINSETIKNEKIQYIDELVTTINEYNDILALWIKMKQGTLSLNIENFMLSELFLLVGKGRRTFEMKHQVLEIEPTDAVVKADKALTLFMINTLTENARKYTAEGGRIRVSAHVTDEYVEISIEDNGSGLSAADVTRILGEKVYDSRIIGLDNTVNPEELKQNKGSGFGLMNCKGIIEKYRKTNDLFRVCQFSVESTVGKGSRFYFRLPQGVRKMLGVLFFFLLSATVVSCDNESPVKNSVSADSVTTGSEKGYETLLNEASLFADTAYYCNVIEDYALALQYADSAINRLNIHYKKYAHFPHAYMSLYGDGRTPAEVEWWNTMFDSDFHVILDIRNEASVSLLALKKWEAYSYNNAAYTSLYKLLGEDQSLEDYCKQLERSTTNKTVGIILCLLLLVSSLIGYYIIYVRKRLINRLNLEQVLEVNKTVFASSLLRSQETAELLLREEETLKEIPQHIVDESFDSVNELLMIDSIGIAVYNETAHKLEFASNPRCETMPLIAQRCFDEQVQLYEEKFQALPLIVDAGENRLCVGVLTIGKQKLANQETDTLLVELITRYIAIVVFNAVVKLAMRYRDIESAQEETRRASLEDNLLHVQNMVLDNCLSTIKHETIYYPNKIKQIIDKIQSRTLSPAEEKENIEAIAELIEYYKGIFTILSSCASRQLEEVTFRRSIIRVTDLFEHAEKYFRKVSKNYPNRISLSSQPMEALVVGDLQLLCFLFENLIDEALSAPYEGELEIQACPDGEYIRFSFIDKRRQKTIEELNQLFYPNLNRMMAGVRGELTGTEYLVCKQIIRDHDEFALRRGCRINAEPVAEGGFTVYFTIPKRETKVIK; this is encoded by the coding sequence ATGAATCCCCGCTTATCCATAATCACTTTGTGCCTGCTGCTTGCGTCAGCCTTCTTTTCATGTGTAGACATGGCACCTACTAAAGAGGTGCGATTCATTGATTCTCTCAATCAACAAGCTTATTTCTTTCGTTATAAAAATATTGATTCATCGTTTATGCTCGCTCAACAGGCTTATCGTGGAGTTAGCTTGTATGGTCAGGGTAAGGCGGAAGCTTGCAATAATTTAGCTTTTTGTGCCTTTATGCGGATGAATTTTGAGATGGCTGAACGGTTGCATAAACAGACGTATAGTATTACCAAAAATGAATTGGAATTGCTTATAGCTGATGTCGGACTGATGAAAGTTTATCAGCGAACAGCTATGAACAAGGAGTTCTATGATTATCGAAATAGTGCTATCAGGCGGATGAAACGAATAGACGAAGACCGTAATCTTTTTGTCGACAGTCATGAAAAAATCCGTTTAAACTATGCTTTTTCAGAATTCTCTATCGTTTCAGCCATTTACTATTATTACCTCCAACAACAACCCGAAGCTGCGGCTTCACTCAATGAAATCCAATTAGAGCAGGATTTGGTTGCTGATACCAGTCAGATGCTTTATTATCATTATATAAAAGGTTCGGCAGGTTTGTGTGAAGGTGAAACATCTGAAGCTCGTAAACTAAACGAGTTTGATGAGTTGTATGCCACGTGGCATATCGCTTCTCAACAAAGGTATGTTTACTTTGAAGGAAATGGCATACAAGGATTGGCTAATCTTATGATTACGCCTGATAACTTTGCTTTGTTTCAAACCAGGCGGCAACATGCATTAAAACAATTTGGAGTAACTGTTGATACATTGTTACCACTTCGTCTGGCTGAAATCTCATTGAGTAAGTTTCGCCGCTACAATGATCTCTATCAAATAGCAGCGGCTTATGTTACTATTGGGAAATATCTCAATACTCATGGCCGCTATGCTGAAGCGCTCGATACACTCACTAAGGCACTTAATTGCGTTAACCGTCATCATCAGCTTTATTATTCACAACATCATGATTCGTTGCGTGCAGATATCTTAAAGCCTTTTATCGACGGAGATACGCTCTATACAGAGCTTAGCTGGATGGGCAAAGGGAAGATAAAAACCGTACCTGAGTGGATATCCCGTATTCGTGAGCAATTAAGTGTATCGTATGCAGGCATGGGTCTGAAAATTCCTTCGGACTATAATCGTAATGTCTATCTTGCTATATTGGAGTATACCCGACAGGATAAACAGTTTGAGAGTCGTTATCAAGCACTAGAGCTGGAATCAAGACAGCTTAATCTGCTTCTTTTCTTCGTAATACTAGGATTGCTGTGTGTCTTTGTTTTGTTTTGGATCTTTAATAAACGTTCTAAGAAACGGAACTTGATGCACATATACCGATTAAGACTCACTTTAGATATTTGCCAGAAAATAACGGCATCCATTCCTGCCACAATTTCTGAAGAGGAGGAAATAGTGCAGGCCATTACTGTGGCTATTCAGCCGGATATGGAGAAACTGTTCGGAGTCAGAGCTATCCATCTTGAATTGGAAGGGGGCGAACGTATGGATGTAGACGGTCCTATTATCGATGAATTTGTAAAGTCGGATTTTAGTCTCTATGTGCCAGATAAAGAATTACCTATCGGATTACTAACGCTTCATACTCTTCGTAAACTGACGAAGGATGAACGTGCACTGGTTTGTGTTATCACGCCTTACATAGCATGGACTCTGGATAATGGCATGACGTTTATTTCTTTGGGTGATGAACAAAAAAAACTGGAAAAACAACGTTACGTTTATGAGCAGCACATTGCCCGAAATAAACGCCAAAATCTTATAAAAAAGTCGTGTATGGCTATTGTGAATGGCATTAATCCTTATATAGACAGAATTATCAATGAAGTAGATAAACTCACTAAGAAAGGATTCATCAATAGCGAGACGATTAAAAATGAAAAGATTCAGTATATTGATGAACTAGTAACCACCATCAATGAATATAATGATATACTGGCACTCTGGATAAAAATGAAGCAAGGTACATTAAGTTTGAATATAGAGAACTTCATGCTCAGTGAACTTTTTCTTCTGGTTGGTAAAGGACGCAGAACATTCGAAATGAAACATCAGGTACTTGAGATAGAACCTACGGATGCTGTTGTCAAAGCGGATAAAGCACTCACGCTCTTCATGATTAACACATTGACCGAAAATGCTCGTAAGTATACTGCTGAAGGTGGGCGTATACGGGTCAGCGCACATGTTACGGATGAATATGTGGAGATTTCAATAGAAGATAACGGAAGTGGACTTTCGGCTGCTGATGTGACTCGTATTTTGGGCGAGAAGGTATATGACTCTCGCATAATAGGTCTCGATAATACAGTTAATCCCGAAGAGTTGAAACAAAATAAGGGAAGTGGCTTTGGTTTGATGAACTGCAAAGGAATAATCGAAAAATACAGAAAGACGAATGATCTGTTTCGTGTATGCCAATTTAGTGTAGAGAGCACTGTAGGCAAAGGGAGCCGCTTTTACTTTCGTTTGCCCCAAGGTGTACGAAAAATGTTAGGTGTTCTATTCTTTTTTCTGTTATCGGCAACTGTTGTGTCATGTGATAATGAATCTCCTGTGAAAAATTCTGTTTCAGCAGATTCTGTTACTACTGGTTCTGAAAAAGGATACGAAACACTACTTAATGAAGCTTCGCTCTTTGCTGATACAGCCTATTATTGCAATGTGATAGAAGATTATGCACTAGCTCTCCAATATGCCGATTCGGCCATAAATCGACTTAATATTCATTATAAAAAATACGCTCACTTTCCACATGCTTACATGAGCTTGTATGGAGATGGAAGAACCCCTGCCGAGGTTGAATGGTGGAATACGATGTTTGATTCTGATTTTCATGTTATTCTTGATATTCGCAATGAAGCATCTGTGTCGCTACTTGCCTTAAAGAAGTGGGAAGCTTACAGCTATAACAATGCTGCTTATACTTCTCTGTATAAGTTGCTGGGGGAAGATCAATCACTCGAGGATTACTGCAAGCAGTTGGAGCGCTCCACAACAAACAAGACGGTAGGGATCATTCTCTGTTTGCTTTTACTTGTATCGTCACTGATAGGTTACTATATTATATATGTGCGGAAGAGGTTAATTAACAGACTCAATCTTGAACAAGTTTTGGAAGTGAACAAGACGGTGTTTGCTTCTTCTTTGTTACGCTCACAAGAGACAGCCGAGCTTCTACTGCGTGAAGAAGAAACACTCAAAGAGATTCCTCAACACATTGTTGATGAGTCGTTTGATTCGGTCAACGAACTCTTGATGATAGACAGTATTGGTATAGCTGTCTACAATGAAACTGCGCATAAGTTAGAATTTGCCTCCAACCCTCGATGTGAAACGATGCCACTTATTGCGCAACGTTGTTTTGATGAACAAGTTCAGTTGTATGAAGAAAAATTTCAGGCACTTCCATTGATCGTTGATGCAGGAGAGAATAGGCTCTGCGTAGGTGTGTTGACTATTGGTAAGCAAAAACTTGCTAATCAAGAAACCGATACTCTGCTTGTTGAGTTAATCACTCGATATATAGCTATTGTGGTATTTAATGCTGTGGTGAAACTTGCGATGAGATATCGGGACATTGAATCGGCTCAGGAAGAAACCCGTCGCGCATCTTTGGAAGATAACTTGCTACATGTGCAAAACATGGTGTTGGATAATTGTCTTTCCACCATTAAGCACGAAACCATCTATTACCCCAATAAGATAAAACAAATAATAGATAAGATCCAATCACGGACTCTTTCACCTGCAGAAGAAAAAGAAAATATAGAAGCAATTGCCGAATTGATAGAATACTATAAAGGCATTTTTACGATACTCAGTTCGTGTGCTTCGCGGCAGTTAGAAGAGGTCACTTTCCGTCGCTCGATTATAAGAGTCACAGATCTCTTTGAGCATGCCGAAAAATATTTTCGCAAGGTGAGTAAAAATTATCCGAATCGGATCTCTCTTTCGTCCCAACCGATGGAAGCCTTGGTGGTAGGAGACCTTCAGCTGTTATGCTTCTTGTTCGAGAACTTGATTGATGAAGCCCTTTCTGCACCTTATGAGGGAGAGTTGGAAATACAAGCTTGTCCTGATGGGGAATATATACGTTTTTCATTCATAGATAAGCGTCGGCAAAAAACCATAGAGGAACTCAATCAACTGTTCTATCCCAATCTTAATCGAATGATGGCGGGTGTGCGGGGTGAGTTAACCGGCACGGAATATTTGGTATGTAAACAGATTATTCGTGACCATGATGAATTTGCTCTTCGGCGTGGTTGCCGCATCAATGCTGAGCCTGTTGCCGAAGGAGGATTCACCGTTTATTTCACTATTCCTAAACGAGAAACTAAAGTAATAAAATAA
- a CDS encoding EFR1 family ferrodoxin (N-terminal region resembles flavodoxins. C-terminal ferrodoxin region binds two 4Fe-4S clusters.), producing the protein MGLYKTLVIYYFSGTGNSRNVASWVSDVASQSGIAAKIINIANVDRRNIETPPSGSLIVFISPIHGFNYPPVMLSFITHFPRGNNDVLLMNTRAGMLIGKFVTPGLTGLAFYLSAFILRIKGYPIRGMVPVDLPSNWISIHPGLNDRTIKYLHQKNKERVARHAEKILSGQKDFIALREIIQDIAVAPISLGYFLIGRFFLAKTFYASGDCDNCGACINNCPVKAIILKNDRPYWTFKCESCMRCMSNCPKRAIETAHGFVIAFLLIESLILAPLIYRYFDIVAFTSQSTILDYIVKYSILFLFLALSYRFVHYCLRFHFVERCMVYTSLTWYKWWGRRYKALKK; encoded by the coding sequence ATGGGCTTATACAAAACACTTGTCATCTATTATTTCTCAGGGACGGGTAACTCCAGAAATGTTGCGTCTTGGGTCTCTGATGTTGCATCACAAAGTGGCATTGCAGCAAAGATTATTAATATTGCAAATGTTGATAGACGCAATATCGAAACTCCGCCTTCTGGTTCGCTGATTGTTTTTATATCGCCTATCCATGGATTCAACTATCCACCTGTTATGCTTTCGTTCATTACGCATTTTCCCCGAGGTAATAATGATGTTTTGTTGATGAATACCAGGGCCGGAATGTTGATCGGGAAATTTGTTACACCCGGATTAACAGGTCTCGCTTTTTATCTCTCTGCTTTCATTTTAAGAATTAAAGGATATCCTATTAGAGGAATGGTGCCGGTTGATTTACCTTCCAATTGGATTTCTATTCATCCCGGATTGAATGACAGGACAATTAAATATCTTCATCAAAAGAATAAAGAAAGAGTTGCCAGGCATGCTGAAAAGATCCTTTCGGGGCAAAAAGATTTTATTGCTTTGCGTGAGATAATTCAAGATATAGCTGTTGCTCCCATTTCTCTCGGATACTTTCTTATCGGTCGTTTTTTTCTGGCTAAAACATTTTATGCGTCAGGTGATTGTGACAATTGCGGTGCTTGCATAAATAATTGTCCTGTCAAAGCTATTATTTTGAAGAATGATAGACCTTATTGGACTTTCAAATGTGAAAGTTGTATGAGATGCATGAGCAACTGCCCGAAACGAGCGATTGAAACTGCTCATGGATTTGTAATTGCTTTCTTGTTAATAGAATCTTTAATCTTGGCGCCATTGATATATAGATACTTTGATATTGTGGCTTTTACGTCTCAGTCTACGATCTTAGATTATATAGTCAAGTATTCGATATTGTTTTTATTTCTTGCTTTATCCTACCGCTTCGTTCATTATTGTCTGCGTTTTCACTTTGTAGAAAGATGCATGGTTTATACTTCACTCACTTGGTATAAATGGTGGGGGCGACGTTACAAAGCTCTGAAGAAGTGA
- the sigZ gene encoding RNA polymerase sigma factor SigZ, giving the protein MDHNTESIWRACSDQLRVYIVKRMPEASLADDILQEVFIKIHENIHSIKDDTKICIWVYQIAKNTINDYYRKQKIQLSDIEVVSEEELNASDGAESQTEENQIEQIASGLQRMINSLPEKYAQAIKMVELQGLSQTQLAKELNISVSGAKSRVQRGRQMLKDALMNCCHYEFDKYGTIISYHPISCCCCTEHTAKE; this is encoded by the coding sequence ATGGATCATAATACTGAATCAATTTGGCGGGCATGCTCGGACCAACTAAGAGTTTATATAGTAAAGCGAATGCCGGAAGCCTCACTTGCTGATGATATTCTACAAGAAGTCTTCATCAAAATACACGAAAATATTCATTCGATAAAAGACGACACAAAGATCTGTATCTGGGTCTATCAGATAGCCAAAAACACCATTAATGATTACTATCGAAAACAAAAGATTCAACTTTCGGATATTGAAGTGGTTTCCGAAGAAGAATTAAATGCTAGTGATGGAGCGGAGAGCCAAACGGAAGAGAATCAAATAGAACAAATAGCATCCGGTCTACAGAGAATGATCAACTCTCTACCGGAGAAATATGCTCAGGCAATAAAGATGGTGGAACTTCAGGGGTTATCCCAGACACAATTAGCCAAAGAGTTGAACATCTCAGTATCTGGTGCAAAATCGCGCGTTCAGCGTGGAAGGCAAATGCTGAAAGATGCCCTAATGAATTGTTGTCACTACGAGTTTGATAAATATGGCACTATTATTTCTTATCATCCCATCAGTTGCTGTTGCTGCACCGAGCATACAGCAAAAGAATAA
- a CDS encoding LLM class flavin-dependent oxidoreductase, whose translation MNQVPLSVLELATVVEGGNLRSAIERTVEVAKHTESLGYKRIWMAEHHNIEYIASSATAVLIGQVASKTSSIRVGSGGIMLPNHSPLVIAEQFGTLDTIYPGRIDLGLGRAPGTDQLTAMALRRNNMATTYDFPSDIKQLQAYFSKENSSSKVRAFPGEGLDIPLWILGSSTDSAYLAAEMGLPYAFAAHFAPAQFRMAIDIYRNNFKPSKQLKQPYVMACVNVFAGETDEEAEFLSTSLIMLFLGLVTNSRKPIQPPGKLPEAYRISAVRSAVNSMMACTFTGGKDTLRNKLFQFISETGIDELMVSSNIYDRDAKLKSFSILHDAIGL comes from the coding sequence ATGAATCAAGTACCCTTATCCGTCCTTGAATTGGCAACAGTTGTTGAAGGAGGAAATCTGCGCAGTGCCATCGAGCGGACTGTTGAAGTAGCTAAACACACTGAATCCCTAGGATACAAACGTATTTGGATGGCAGAACATCACAATATTGAATATATCGCTAGTTCTGCTACAGCGGTATTAATAGGCCAGGTTGCCTCTAAAACGAGTAGCATTCGTGTTGGGTCAGGGGGGATTATGTTACCGAACCACAGCCCATTAGTGATTGCGGAACAATTTGGAACTTTGGACACAATTTATCCGGGAAGGATTGATCTCGGGTTGGGTCGTGCGCCAGGAACAGACCAGTTAACAGCTATGGCATTAAGGCGAAACAATATGGCTACAACCTATGATTTTCCTAGCGATATTAAGCAATTGCAGGCTTATTTTAGCAAAGAGAACAGTTCCTCAAAGGTACGAGCTTTCCCGGGCGAAGGGCTAGACATACCGCTTTGGATTCTAGGTTCAAGTACTGACAGTGCTTACCTTGCAGCAGAAATGGGATTGCCTTATGCGTTTGCCGCTCATTTTGCCCCTGCACAATTCCGTATGGCAATCGATATATACCGTAATAACTTTAAGCCCTCCAAACAGTTAAAGCAGCCCTATGTAATGGCATGTGTTAATGTGTTTGCCGGTGAAACCGATGAAGAAGCAGAATTTCTGTCAACAAGCTTAATAATGCTATTTCTTGGGCTGGTTACTAATTCACGCAAACCCATACAGCCGCCGGGGAAATTACCAGAAGCTTATCGAATTTCAGCAGTGCGTTCAGCAGTAAATAGTATGATGGCTTGCACTTTTACAGGAGGAAAGGACACCTTAAGAAATAAGCTGTTTCAATTTATTTCTGAAACCGGAATTGATGAACTGATGGTTTCGAGCAACATTTACGATAGGGATGCGAAGTTGAAGTCATTTTCAATACTTCATGATGCTATTGGTTTGTGA